A single window of uncultured Pseudodesulfovibrio sp. DNA harbors:
- the trpA gene encoding tryptophan synthase subunit alpha, which produces MNPMQIKIEEATAQGKVGLIPFLPAGFPNREQFWKEMEELDKAGASVIEIGMPFSDPVADGPVVEKASLQCLEDGINLDWILAELKARKGQFNAALLLMGYLNPVYQYGLDKFGEDCEAAGVSGLIIADIPHEESQFVKDAIEPHGVALVPLVGLNTSKERMKLYAENASGFCYFVSVLGTTGQRKALPTRIKEKLAEAKEVFDIPIALGFGIKHPDQLAEFDGLMDAAVFGSALITHVESGKSSDEFMEPWK; this is translated from the coding sequence ATGAATCCAATGCAAATAAAGATTGAAGAGGCCACCGCGCAAGGCAAGGTCGGTCTCATTCCATTCCTCCCGGCAGGATTTCCCAATCGGGAACAATTCTGGAAGGAAATGGAAGAACTGGACAAGGCCGGCGCCTCTGTCATTGAGATAGGTATGCCCTTTTCCGATCCCGTGGCCGATGGCCCCGTCGTGGAAAAGGCCTCACTCCAATGTCTGGAAGACGGTATCAACCTCGACTGGATTCTCGCGGAACTCAAGGCACGCAAGGGCCAGTTCAATGCCGCTCTGCTGCTCATGGGCTACCTGAATCCTGTCTACCAATACGGACTGGATAAATTCGGCGAAGATTGTGAGGCCGCAGGCGTATCCGGGCTGATCATCGCAGACATACCCCATGAAGAATCCCAGTTCGTCAAGGACGCCATTGAGCCACACGGCGTAGCGCTGGTCCCCCTTGTCGGACTGAACACGAGCAAGGAACGCATGAAGCTGTATGCCGAAAATGCGTCCGGGTTTTGCTATTTCGTATCTGTACTCGGCACCACCGGCCAACGAAAAGCCCTGCCCACTCGTATCAAAGAAAAACTGGCCGAGGCCAAGGAAGTCTTCGACATCCCCATCGCCCTCGGTTTCGGCATCAAACATCCCGATCAGCTCGCCGAGTTCGACGGGTTGATGGATGCCGCCGTTTTCGGTTCCGCACTCATCACTCACGTCGAATCCGGCAAGTCGAGTGATGAATTCATGGAGCCGTGGAAATAA
- the trpB gene encoding tryptophan synthase subunit beta, which yields MKKGYFGDFGGQFIPELLMPPLIELEEAMKTILPSEKFQTRFIQMLKENVGRPSAMTYCQHMSKDLGLDLWLKREDLNHSGAHKINNTLGQGLLAKMMGKEVLLAETGAGMHGVATTVAAAMLDMKAVIYMGAADVVRQAPNVNRMRLMGAEIIPVESGTKTLKDAINEALRRWLADQENTHYCFGTAAGPHPFPDLVREFQQIISKEARQQYMDRNDGNLPDIVTACVGGGSNAIGMFHHFVPDESVKLVGVEAAGTGEPGCDNSAPLNLGTDGVLHGMKTKLLQTDEGQILPSHSVAPGLDYPGVGPEHAHLQDIGRAEYVTINDKQALNAFKVLSRREGIIPALESSHAVAYAIENKDKLHGKSVLVCLSGRGDKDLGILDQIL from the coding sequence ATGAAAAAGGGTTATTTCGGCGATTTTGGCGGACAGTTCATTCCAGAACTGCTCATGCCGCCGCTTATCGAGCTTGAAGAAGCCATGAAAACCATTCTCCCCTCGGAGAAATTTCAGACGCGCTTTATTCAAATGCTCAAGGAAAACGTGGGCCGTCCTTCGGCCATGACATACTGCCAACACATGTCCAAGGACCTTGGTCTGGACCTATGGCTCAAACGTGAAGACCTGAACCATTCAGGCGCACACAAAATCAACAACACGCTTGGGCAGGGACTCCTCGCCAAAATGATGGGCAAGGAAGTATTGCTGGCCGAAACAGGCGCAGGTATGCACGGTGTGGCGACTACTGTAGCCGCTGCCATGCTCGACATGAAGGCCGTCATCTACATGGGCGCCGCCGACGTGGTGCGTCAGGCCCCCAATGTCAACAGGATGCGACTCATGGGGGCGGAAATCATCCCTGTCGAATCCGGTACAAAGACACTCAAGGACGCCATCAATGAGGCTTTACGACGCTGGTTGGCCGATCAGGAAAACACCCACTACTGTTTCGGCACGGCTGCCGGACCGCACCCCTTCCCTGATTTGGTGCGTGAATTCCAACAAATCATCTCCAAAGAAGCCCGTCAGCAGTATATGGATCGCAATGACGGTAATCTGCCGGACATAGTCACTGCCTGTGTGGGCGGTGGGTCTAACGCCATCGGCATGTTCCATCATTTCGTGCCTGACGAATCCGTCAAGCTCGTCGGCGTGGAGGCCGCAGGCACTGGTGAACCGGGCTGCGACAATTCCGCACCGCTCAATCTCGGAACGGATGGCGTATTGCACGGCATGAAAACCAAGCTGTTACAAACGGATGAAGGACAGATTCTCCCGTCCCATTCCGTAGCTCCCGGTCTGGATTATCCCGGAGTCGGTCCTGAGCATGCCCATTTGCAGGACATCGGCCGCGCCGAGTACGTGACAATCAATGATAAGCAAGCCTTGAACGCGTTCAAAGTATTATCACGACGCGAAGGCATTATCCCGGCGTTGGAATCTTCTCACGCCGTAGCCTACGCCATTGAAAACAAAGACAAACTGCACGGGAAATCCGTACTCGTTTGCCTGTCAGGACGCGGTGACAAGGACCTCGGCATCCTCGACCAGATCCTTTAG
- a CDS encoding phosphoribosylanthranilate isomerase, protein MARPLVKVCGMTRMEDVKLCVDLGVDLLGFIFHPKSPRLADPDFVASVKTGKVTKVGVFVDQTAEEIIETMDRCGLHAAQLHGGQDMDACWKIGPDRVIRVFWPNTYSSASALLRDMENYSEACGHFLLDAGAKGQGGTGTTIDFATLQDIEILTPWFLAGGLGPYNIKKALAINPPGLDINSGVEIEPGVKDASKLREVFRILAEEE, encoded by the coding sequence GTGGCACGACCTCTGGTCAAAGTGTGCGGCATGACCCGCATGGAAGATGTTAAGCTGTGCGTCGATCTCGGCGTTGATCTGCTTGGATTCATCTTTCACCCCAAAAGTCCTCGGTTGGCCGATCCCGACTTCGTGGCCTCGGTCAAAACTGGCAAGGTCACCAAAGTTGGCGTTTTTGTCGATCAGACCGCTGAAGAAATCATTGAGACCATGGATCGGTGCGGACTGCACGCAGCCCAACTCCATGGTGGACAGGATATGGATGCCTGCTGGAAAATCGGACCCGATAGGGTCATTCGAGTTTTCTGGCCGAATACCTATTCCTCTGCTTCAGCATTGCTCCGAGACATGGAAAACTATTCTGAAGCCTGTGGTCATTTTCTGCTGGATGCAGGGGCCAAAGGCCAGGGTGGAACGGGGACGACCATTGATTTTGCCACATTACAAGATATCGAAATACTTACACCTTGGTTTCTTGCTGGCGGCCTTGGGCCATACAACATCAAGAAAGCTCTGGCCATAAATCCTCCAGGATTGGACATCAATTCAGGGGTAGAAATCGAGCCAGGTGTCAAGGATGCATCAAAGCTGCGGGAAGTCTTCAGGATTCTCGCGGAGGAAGAATAA
- a CDS encoding indole-3-glycerol-phosphate synthase — translation MLNKFREAKQLEIDSLRKSFMEGHLPAVYRGDRPSFVEAIKAKGPGAVIAEFKPASPSKGVLRENANPLDFADIYANNGAAAISVLTEHQYFGGTPDFLFMMSQPGIPLLRKDFILDPLQVAMTASSPAAAVLLVARMCDDVTHLAQMVELARMPGLSPVVEIFDQADLDMARAAGADIIQVNNRNLDTLETSLDQSRNFIKQKQEGELWICASGISKRAQVEEMAGLGFDAVLVGTCLMEADNPGEKLAELTGAK, via the coding sequence ATGTTGAATAAATTCAGAGAAGCAAAGCAACTTGAAATCGATTCTCTCCGTAAAAGCTTCATGGAAGGACATTTGCCCGCGGTTTACCGTGGCGACCGTCCCTCATTCGTTGAGGCCATCAAAGCCAAAGGCCCCGGAGCCGTCATTGCCGAGTTCAAGCCTGCCAGCCCGAGCAAAGGTGTTCTGCGCGAAAATGCAAACCCGCTGGATTTTGCAGATATATATGCCAACAATGGAGCAGCTGCCATCTCCGTCCTTACGGAGCACCAATACTTTGGCGGCACCCCGGACTTTTTGTTCATGATGAGCCAACCCGGTATTCCTTTGTTGCGCAAGGATTTCATCCTCGACCCGCTTCAGGTCGCCATGACCGCATCCAGCCCGGCAGCCGCCGTGCTGCTGGTCGCCCGTATGTGTGACGATGTGACACACCTTGCACAGATGGTGGAGCTGGCCCGTATGCCCGGCCTAAGCCCGGTGGTTGAAATCTTCGACCAAGCAGACCTTGACATGGCCCGTGCAGCCGGAGCTGACATTATTCAGGTCAACAACCGGAATCTCGACACCCTTGAGACGTCACTGGATCAAAGCCGCAACTTCATCAAGCAAAAGCAGGAAGGCGAACTTTGGATTTGTGCCAGCGGCATATCCAAACGTGCACAGGTAGAAGAAATGGCCGGCCTCGGTTTCGACGCCGTGCTGGTCGGAACCTGCCTGATGGAAGCGGACAACCCCGGCGAAAAACTGGCCGAGTTGACAGGAGCAAAGTAG
- the trpD gene encoding anthranilate phosphoribosyltransferase — protein sequence MTIPEILEIIAQRKPLTDMQADFMFTELMDGKMTESQTGAFLMGLRVKGEDSTDLAAGVRAGVAHAIKIPGFDGTHTEPVIDTCGTGGDGQCSFNNSTAVSLFLADMGYTVAKHGNRALSSSCGSADALEALGIPLDMPPEEAAKGLKKHNFAFLFAPAYHPAFKHVMPVRQQLGIRTLFNFMGPLLNPARPSHQLMGVGDPERLELMGETLLLTGVNRALLFSGAGGFDELTTWGVSRGYIIHDGVMEKTTVNPQQLGFEAHDPKEVVVTNKEDAVVKLKEILAGNGPRAMMDMVALNLAGCLHLLDKGPMAECAELARDTVYTGLKKGIPYVE from the coding sequence ATGACCATACCTGAAATACTTGAAATCATTGCACAGCGAAAGCCACTGACTGACATGCAGGCGGACTTCATGTTCACTGAACTCATGGATGGCAAAATGACTGAGTCCCAAACCGGCGCCTTCCTCATGGGGCTGCGCGTCAAGGGCGAAGATTCCACAGATTTGGCCGCTGGAGTCCGTGCCGGAGTAGCTCACGCCATCAAGATCCCGGGTTTTGACGGCACGCACACGGAACCGGTTATTGACACTTGCGGCACAGGTGGTGATGGCCAGTGCAGCTTCAACAACTCTACAGCAGTCTCCCTGTTTCTCGCGGACATGGGGTATACCGTTGCCAAACACGGCAACCGCGCCCTGTCGTCCTCATGCGGATCAGCCGACGCTCTGGAAGCCCTCGGCATCCCGTTGGACATGCCCCCGGAAGAAGCCGCTAAAGGTCTGAAGAAACATAACTTCGCTTTTCTGTTCGCTCCTGCTTATCACCCGGCCTTCAAACATGTCATGCCCGTGCGTCAGCAGCTTGGTATTCGTACCCTGTTCAACTTCATGGGCCCATTGCTCAACCCGGCCCGTCCATCTCATCAGCTCATGGGCGTAGGCGACCCTGAACGGCTGGAACTCATGGGCGAAACTCTACTTCTGACCGGCGTCAACCGCGCACTCCTTTTCTCAGGGGCAGGCGGATTTGATGAACTGACCACATGGGGGGTCAGCCGAGGATATATCATCCATGACGGTGTAATGGAAAAGACCACGGTCAATCCGCAGCAACTCGGCTTTGAAGCGCATGATCCCAAGGAAGTTGTTGTCACGAACAAAGAAGATGCCGTGGTCAAACTCAAAGAGATTCTCGCCGGGAATGGACCACGCGCCATGATGGACATGGTGGCCCTGAATCTGGCAGGGTGCCTGCATCTTTTGGACAAGGGCCCCATGGCCGAATGTGCTGAACTGGCCCGAGACACAGTATACACCGGACTGAAGAAAGGAATTCCATATGTTGAATAA
- a CDS encoding aminodeoxychorismate/anthranilate synthase component II: MFLLIDNFDSFTFNLVQAFQQLGADPVVIRNDRETVLDLAQNGTLERVCLSPGPSNPENAGFCLEFLSRLPKTIPVFGVCLGHQTLGHFAGAPVERAERIMHGKTSQVIHDGQGLFAGLDSPFEVCRYHSLIVPAEKAADTLDVTARTRQGEIMGIQYKDRPWHGVQFHPESILTPDGPKLLQNFLNIQG; encoded by the coding sequence ATGTTTTTGCTGATAGATAATTTCGATTCCTTCACCTTCAATCTGGTACAGGCCTTCCAACAACTTGGAGCCGACCCCGTGGTCATCCGCAACGACCGTGAAACAGTACTGGATCTGGCACAAAACGGCACGCTTGAACGGGTTTGTCTTTCACCCGGACCAAGCAACCCGGAAAATGCCGGTTTTTGTCTGGAATTCCTCAGCCGACTGCCCAAAACGATTCCGGTATTCGGCGTCTGCCTGGGGCATCAGACCCTTGGGCACTTTGCCGGAGCACCTGTGGAACGCGCCGAACGGATCATGCACGGCAAGACCTCGCAGGTGATCCACGACGGGCAAGGCCTTTTTGCAGGTCTCGACTCACCCTTCGAGGTGTGCAGGTACCACTCGCTCATTGTTCCGGCTGAAAAAGCGGCTGACACGCTCGATGTCACGGCCCGAACCCGACAGGGCGAAATCATGGGCATCCAGTACAAGGACCGGCCATGGCATGGCGTCCAGTTCCACCCGGAATCCATCCTCACGCCGGACGGCCCGAAATTACTCCAGAACTTTCTAAATATACAAGGATAA
- a CDS encoding anthranilate synthase component I family protein encodes MEKISLTQHGKWLPADVQTTISLYMGLVGDQPGILLESAEVDGRLGRYSLIAWDYRLMLHPVDGKLVVEVSDDRLAQLKELEGMEYLTGIKKAVKLLSITQETTGGNARDGLPGLTRGLYGYFGYGVAGMFERKLTECCKPADAEACLVLPGQMVLFDHLRHSCCYLSLDKGATPMPAPIQWGADLTAPEVGTPTVHPGKEEYMRGVERCKELIAEGECIQVVLSTRFTVPLPDEPFKIYRRLRQANPSPFMFYMKFPDCSSMGKTCGTTLLGSSPEMMVRSSAGHLEVRPIAGTRWRGETEKEDMRLEKELLADPKERAEHVMLVDLGRNDLGRISKPGTVTVEKFMNVERFSHVMHLTSYVEGELKDGLDGVDVLQSTFPAGTLSGAPKIRAMEIIADLEPQERGPYGGCIGWMGLDDGVISLDTGITIRSMWIRNGICHWQAGAGIVYDSDAESEWNECHNKARVILEVITGKGGTDVFADR; translated from the coding sequence ATGGAAAAGATTTCACTGACGCAGCACGGGAAGTGGCTCCCGGCTGACGTCCAGACCACCATATCCCTCTATATGGGACTGGTGGGAGACCAACCCGGCATTTTGCTGGAATCGGCAGAGGTGGATGGTCGCCTTGGTCGATACAGTTTGATCGCCTGGGACTATCGACTCATGCTCCACCCTGTGGATGGCAAGCTGGTGGTAGAAGTTTCAGACGATAGACTCGCCCAGCTCAAAGAGCTGGAAGGTATGGAGTATCTCACCGGCATTAAAAAGGCCGTGAAACTACTCTCAATCACGCAGGAAACCACCGGTGGCAACGCGCGTGACGGCCTCCCCGGTCTGACTCGCGGTCTGTACGGCTACTTCGGATATGGCGTAGCTGGCATGTTCGAACGCAAGCTGACCGAATGCTGCAAACCAGCCGATGCCGAGGCGTGTTTAGTCCTGCCCGGACAAATGGTCCTTTTCGATCACCTGCGCCACTCCTGCTGCTATCTCAGCCTTGATAAAGGCGCGACCCCCATGCCTGCCCCCATTCAATGGGGCGCGGACCTGACTGCTCCCGAGGTCGGGACACCCACGGTCCATCCCGGTAAGGAAGAATACATGCGCGGCGTAGAGCGGTGCAAGGAACTCATTGCCGAAGGCGAATGCATTCAAGTGGTGTTGTCCACCCGATTCACCGTGCCTTTGCCGGATGAACCTTTCAAGATTTATCGCCGCCTCAGACAGGCCAACCCTTCACCATTCATGTTCTACATGAAATTCCCGGACTGCTCGTCCATGGGCAAAACCTGTGGCACCACCCTGCTCGGATCATCCCCGGAAATGATGGTCAGAAGCTCGGCCGGACATCTGGAAGTACGTCCCATCGCCGGAACTCGCTGGAGAGGCGAAACCGAGAAAGAAGATATGCGTCTGGAAAAAGAACTGTTGGCCGACCCCAAAGAACGGGCCGAGCATGTCATGCTGGTCGACCTCGGGCGAAACGATCTGGGTCGTATTTCCAAACCCGGCACAGTCACCGTCGAAAAATTCATGAACGTTGAACGCTTCTCCCATGTCATGCACCTCACTTCCTATGTGGAAGGCGAGCTAAAAGACGGACTGGATGGCGTGGATGTTCTTCAATCCACCTTCCCGGCGGGAACATTATCCGGCGCACCGAAAATTCGGGCCATGGAAATTATCGCCGATCTGGAACCACAGGAACGCGGCCCTTATGGCGGCTGCATAGGCTGGATGGGGCTGGACGACGGCGTTATCTCCCTCGACACGGGCATTACCATCCGGTCCATGTGGATTCGAAACGGCATCTGCCACTGGCAGGCCGGAGCTGGCATCGTGTACGACTCGGACGCTGAATCCGAGTGGAACGAATGTCACAACAAGGCACGAGTTATTCTGGAAGTCATCACAGGCAAGGGGGGAACCGATGTTTTTGCTGATAGATAA
- a CDS encoding prephenate dehydrogenase/arogenate dehydrogenase family protein: protein MTEADIHTIAIAGASGQMGGLFSKAFADLGRTVIALDLPYTEKALREALTDCDMLLLSVPVTAMKSVLDHVVPYLNGSTILCDVGSVKMLPMKAMIERYDGPVVGTHPLFGPVIPEDFTPKVAVAPGRETDTDAANKVTRLMQACGYDCFSTTAEDHDRSMAFVQGLNFTSTVAFLAAARDVEDIDNFITPSFKRRLDSARKMLTQDTELFEIISESNPFLQEVNRKFMSYLSLAAGGDLDLLADRAQWWWRNETS from the coding sequence ATGACTGAGGCAGATATACATACAATCGCCATCGCGGGCGCAAGTGGTCAGATGGGCGGGCTTTTTTCCAAAGCCTTTGCCGATCTCGGGCGCACCGTCATTGCTTTGGACCTTCCATACACCGAAAAGGCACTCCGCGAGGCCCTCACCGACTGCGACATGTTGCTGCTCAGTGTGCCGGTAACGGCTATGAAATCCGTTTTGGACCATGTGGTGCCGTACCTGAATGGCTCAACAATCCTGTGCGATGTTGGTTCAGTCAAAATGCTCCCCATGAAAGCCATGATAGAACGCTATGACGGTCCAGTGGTCGGTACGCATCCGCTTTTCGGCCCAGTTATCCCGGAAGATTTTACACCCAAGGTTGCTGTCGCACCGGGACGCGAGACCGATACAGATGCCGCAAATAAAGTCACCCGACTTATGCAGGCATGTGGCTACGACTGTTTCTCGACAACAGCTGAAGATCACGACCGATCGATGGCCTTTGTTCAGGGATTGAATTTCACGTCCACCGTGGCTTTTTTAGCTGCAGCCAGAGATGTGGAAGATATTGATAACTTCATCACCCCCTCATTCAAACGCAGATTGGACTCTGCCCGAAAAATGCTCACACAGGATACGGAACTCTTCGAGATCATCTCTGAATCGAATCCATTTCTTCAGGAAGTCAACCGCAAATTCATGTCCTACCTCAGCCTGGCCGCAGGCGGTGATCTCGATCTGCTCGCAGATCGGGCACAGTGGTGGTGGCGTAACGAAACTTCATAA
- the aroA gene encoding 3-phosphoshikimate 1-carboxyvinyltransferase translates to MTKEPIIINAPASKSLSHRTLIAAALANGVSEVSSILDSDDITRTRGCLTACGAKIDEKDGKLIVSGMESGPKGGNADGKHKDEEPHELFMHESGTTCRLMTAVAAAGYGSFKVHGAQRMHERPMAELVTALQKLGSTFEFAEKEGFLPFIMTSKGYTSKKVEITLEESSQYLSGLLLGAPLTDHETTITITGKKAVSWPYVALTLRIMEDFKAGFEVEIKKGKKWETVPWRSIKAVSPGKIRFIVKPTGYDPTHYRVEGDWSNASYFLAAGAVGRRPVLIKGLAADSLQGDRAIMDILSQMGASIKVTFDGILIEPSTLHGITVDMGRCPDLVPTVSAAAAFATSPTTITNVAHLRIKETDRLEACAVEVSRTQAETEIVEDSLIIRPGRLPNGHAVDFTTYGDHRMAMSMSLFQLAGIAVTLDNPTCVNKSFPGFWNEWKKIIG, encoded by the coding sequence ATGACCAAGGAACCGATTATCATCAATGCACCGGCCAGCAAGTCGCTTTCCCACCGCACGCTCATCGCGGCAGCATTGGCCAACGGCGTCTCCGAAGTATCATCTATCCTCGATTCAGACGATATCACCCGCACACGCGGTTGTCTGACCGCCTGCGGAGCAAAAATCGATGAAAAAGACGGGAAACTCATCGTCTCAGGCATGGAGTCCGGCCCCAAGGGCGGCAATGCAGACGGTAAGCACAAGGATGAAGAACCCCATGAATTATTCATGCACGAATCCGGGACTACCTGCCGTCTGATGACCGCCGTGGCCGCTGCCGGGTACGGTTCCTTCAAAGTACACGGCGCCCAGCGTATGCATGAACGGCCCATGGCCGAACTGGTGACAGCCTTGCAAAAACTCGGCTCCACATTCGAATTTGCTGAAAAAGAGGGATTCCTCCCCTTTATCATGACCAGCAAAGGCTACACCTCAAAAAAGGTGGAAATCACCCTGGAAGAAAGCAGCCAATACCTCTCCGGTCTGCTCCTGGGTGCGCCTTTGACTGACCATGAAACCACAATCACGATCACAGGGAAAAAAGCTGTTTCATGGCCGTATGTAGCCCTGACCTTGCGCATCATGGAAGATTTCAAGGCAGGATTTGAAGTCGAAATCAAAAAAGGCAAAAAATGGGAAACAGTGCCGTGGCGCTCCATCAAGGCAGTCAGCCCCGGTAAAATTCGGTTTATTGTCAAACCGACCGGCTATGATCCGACACATTACCGAGTTGAAGGCGACTGGTCCAACGCCAGTTACTTTCTGGCCGCCGGAGCTGTGGGCAGACGCCCCGTACTCATCAAGGGACTGGCAGCGGATTCGCTTCAGGGCGACCGGGCCATCATGGACATTCTCAGCCAAATGGGGGCATCCATCAAGGTCACCTTTGACGGCATCCTCATTGAACCGAGCACCTTGCATGGCATAACCGTGGACATGGGCCGTTGCCCGGATCTGGTCCCGACAGTTTCCGCCGCAGCAGCATTCGCCACCTCACCGACCACCATCACCAATGTGGCTCATCTGCGCATCAAGGAAACCGACAGATTGGAAGCCTGTGCTGTGGAAGTATCCCGCACTCAGGCTGAAACAGAAATTGTTGAAGACTCACTCATCATCCGCCCCGGCAGGCTGCCCAACGGACATGCTGTGGATTTCACGACATACGGCGACCATCGCATGGCCATGTCCATGTCCCTGTTCCAATTGGCGGGTATCGCCGTCACTCTCGACAATCCAACCTGCGTCAACAAATCATTCCCCGGCTTCTGGAACGAATGGAAGAAAATCATCGGATAA
- the pheA gene encoding prephenate dehydratase — protein sequence MADKDHNDIPDLGELRESIDSVDRRIVDLLNQRANLSLGVGRYKASKGEAIYKPFREQEVMNKIAGSSPGPLPDKHLRTIYREIMSSSRHLQRPERVVYLGPEGTFSYFAAIEHMGSAASLTPKGNFEEIFRAVAEEGAELGVIPMENTIEGTVGQVVDLFMKYKVYIQAEVFSRISHSIMSKAESLKDVEVIYSHPQPLGQCRDWLRTHLPDVPTIPMESTAEAAEVVAGKKTAAVIGHIKLADMHAMNVLSQSIEDLPDNWTRFLIIGAAPSQEDRRDKTTILFTLPDKPGALARVLTTLGHQGINMTKLESRPFRGEKWKYVFFTDLECDLGGDRYQDVLEDIRQQCHTLRVLGTYPTQENRS from the coding sequence ATGGCAGATAAAGACCACAACGATATTCCCGATCTCGGCGAACTGCGCGAGTCCATCGACTCCGTGGATCGTCGAATCGTGGACCTGCTCAATCAACGGGCGAATCTGAGCCTCGGTGTAGGCCGATACAAAGCGTCCAAGGGCGAAGCTATCTACAAACCCTTCCGCGAGCAGGAAGTTATGAACAAGATCGCGGGTTCCAGTCCCGGCCCGCTGCCAGACAAACACCTGCGCACCATCTACCGCGAGATCATGAGCTCCTCGCGCCATCTTCAACGCCCCGAGCGTGTGGTCTATCTTGGCCCTGAAGGGACCTTCTCCTATTTTGCTGCCATCGAACACATGGGCAGTGCCGCATCCCTGACTCCCAAAGGAAATTTTGAAGAAATATTCCGGGCCGTGGCCGAGGAAGGAGCCGAACTCGGCGTTATACCAATGGAAAACACGATTGAAGGCACCGTGGGGCAGGTCGTGGACTTGTTCATGAAATACAAGGTCTACATTCAGGCCGAGGTTTTCAGTCGCATCAGCCACTCGATCATGTCCAAAGCCGAATCCCTTAAGGATGTGGAGGTCATATACTCCCACCCTCAACCATTGGGCCAATGCCGGGATTGGTTGCGCACCCATCTGCCGGATGTACCGACCATCCCCATGGAATCAACAGCTGAGGCTGCCGAAGTAGTAGCAGGCAAAAAAACTGCTGCCGTTATCGGTCACATCAAGCTGGCTGACATGCACGCCATGAACGTGCTGTCCCAATCAATTGAGGACCTGCCCGACAACTGGACACGATTCCTTATCATCGGCGCAGCTCCTTCACAGGAAGACCGACGCGACAAGACAACCATACTTTTCACTTTGCCCGACAAACCAGGTGCACTGGCCCGCGTGTTGACCACTCTGGGTCATCAAGGCATCAATATGACCAAGCTTGAATCCCGTCCGTTCCGAGGTGAAAAATGGAAATATGTTTTCTTCACCGACCTCGAATGTGATTTGGGCGGCGACCGTTACCAAGACGTCCTTGAGGACATTCGTCAGCAGTGCCATACGCTGCGAGTCCTCGGCACCTACCCCACTCAGGAGAATCGATCATGA
- a CDS encoding 3-dehydroquinate synthase II family protein, with protein MKKVIFKSVPFDKNLVTLALESGVDAVMVEKSQVKAVESLGRVTVITPDDMPVVELTKKADEDVAIKGIRNGKDVVLKKGWEIIPVENILAQVDTLALECESLDRAVLAAGILERGCDTVVVLPEGAADLKQIVSELKLSQGTMDLQTAEITEIESTGLGHRVCVDTISVLKKGQGMLIGNSSAFSFLVHAETESNPYVAARPFRINAGAVHAYAQMPGDKTTYLDELGAGDDVLIVGANGDTSIATVGRVKVEVRPMLLIKAAIKTKEATTEGQIFLQNAETIRVVSDKGEPVSVVTLKVGDKIMVKTDEAGRHFGMRIKEEIKEA; from the coding sequence ATGAAAAAAGTCATCTTCAAGTCCGTCCCCTTTGACAAAAACCTCGTCACCCTGGCTCTGGAGTCAGGTGTAGACGCTGTAATGGTCGAGAAATCCCAGGTCAAAGCAGTCGAATCTCTTGGTCGTGTCACAGTCATTACTCCCGACGATATGCCCGTTGTCGAATTGACTAAAAAGGCCGACGAGGACGTCGCTATCAAGGGCATTCGAAACGGCAAGGATGTTGTACTCAAAAAGGGATGGGAGATTATTCCGGTAGAAAATATTCTTGCGCAAGTGGACACGCTGGCGCTGGAATGTGAATCACTGGATCGGGCTGTGCTGGCCGCAGGAATTCTGGAGCGCGGCTGTGACACCGTGGTCGTATTGCCCGAAGGCGCAGCCGACCTTAAGCAGATCGTCTCGGAACTCAAACTCTCGCAGGGAACCATGGACCTCCAAACCGCTGAAATCACCGAGATCGAATCCACTGGATTAGGGCATCGCGTCTGTGTCGACACCATTTCCGTACTGAAAAAAGGCCAAGGCATGCTCATCGGCAATTCCTCAGCCTTCTCCTTCCTTGTCCATGCCGAGACCGAATCCAATCCGTATGTGGCTGCACGTCCCTTCCGTATCAATGCAGGAGCGGTCCACGCCTATGCCCAGATGCCCGGTGACAAAACCACGTATCTGGATGAATTGGGTGCTGGCGACGATGTGCTCATCGTAGGAGCGAATGGTGACACCAGTATAGCCACCGTAGGCCGTGTCAAAGTAGAAGTTCGACCCATGTTGCTCATTAAGGCCGCAATCAAAACCAAAGAGGCCACCACCGAAGGTCAAATTTTCCTGCAAAACGCCGAAACCATCCGCGTTGTCTCGGACAAAGGTGAACCAGTGTCCGTCGTGACCCTCAAGGTTGGTGATAAAATCATGGTCAAAACCGATGAAGCTGGTCGACACTTCGGCATGCGCATCAAAGAAGAAATCAAGGAAGCTTAG